A single Tindallia californiensis DNA region contains:
- the rpsT gene encoding 30S ribosomal protein S20: MANIKSAMKRVRVIQKKTARNKMIKSQLKTAIKRFEEAIDKEQFDLAKEKLQFVDKKLKQAASKNVIHKNKASKKLSRLTKKLQRTVS; encoded by the coding sequence TTGGCCAATATTAAATCAGCGATGAAAAGAGTACGTGTGATTCAAAAGAAAACAGCGCGGAATAAAATGATTAAATCTCAGCTCAAAACTGCTATTAAACGCTTTGAAGAAGCTATCGACAAAGAACAGTTTGATCTAGCAAAAGAAAAGCTCCAGTTTGTGGATAAAAAACTTAAGCAAGCTGCTTCCAAAAATGTTATTCACAAAAACAAGGCTTCCAAAAAGCTTTCTCGCTTAACCAAAAAGCTTCAAAGAACTGTTTCTTAA
- a CDS encoding sigma-54-dependent transcriptional regulator: MRKVLIIDDEASICNSLKFYFEDEYQVQTATNIFDVEIILKEQSMDVILLDLKFGDIDGIDLLINIKEIQKESIVIMMTAHGSIQSSIDAMKAGAYDYVMKPLDMDKIRFMVKKAIDYKKLNEKVTFLEKAVLKQYGVHGIIGKSKKMQNVFHLVDKIKDSHINVLIQSDSGTGKEMVAKAIHFQGVRCNNRFEAINCGAIPENLIESELFGHEKGSFTGAEYRKKGRFEIADKGTLFLDEIGEMNLNTQVKLLRVLEEKEVQPIGAEQGKKVDVRIIAATNKDLEKEVAKGCFREDLYFRLNVVTIKIPSLNERKEDIPLLIDHFIKESSDKKIEGITAEALNILESHHYKGNVRELMNIIERAIALTDHHYIQAKDLPEELLRKHKKEWSYTKDSRIIPIKIGTKLKDIEEMVILETLSVMNNNKAKTSKVLGISERNLRYKIKEYQEKKQLFT; encoded by the coding sequence TTGAGAAAAGTTTTAATTATTGATGATGAAGCGTCAATATGCAACTCTCTTAAGTTTTATTTTGAAGATGAATATCAAGTACAAACGGCAACTAATATATTTGATGTAGAAATCATATTAAAAGAACAATCTATGGATGTGATATTGCTGGATTTGAAGTTTGGGGACATTGATGGCATTGACCTGCTTATTAATATTAAAGAGATTCAAAAAGAATCCATCGTCATCATGATGACAGCCCATGGATCGATCCAATCCTCTATTGATGCGATGAAGGCAGGGGCTTATGATTATGTAATGAAACCCTTAGATATGGATAAAATACGATTTATGGTAAAGAAAGCGATTGACTATAAAAAATTGAATGAAAAAGTTACTTTTTTAGAAAAAGCAGTCTTGAAACAATATGGGGTCCATGGCATTATTGGAAAATCGAAAAAGATGCAAAATGTATTTCATTTAGTGGATAAGATCAAAGACAGCCATATCAACGTATTGATTCAGAGTGACAGTGGTACAGGAAAAGAAATGGTAGCAAAAGCAATTCATTTTCAAGGTGTTCGATGTAATAATCGTTTTGAGGCAATTAACTGTGGAGCTATTCCGGAAAACTTAATTGAAAGCGAACTATTTGGACATGAAAAAGGTTCCTTTACCGGTGCTGAATATCGAAAAAAAGGAAGATTTGAAATAGCCGATAAAGGAACCTTGTTTCTTGATGAAATAGGCGAAATGAACCTGAACACACAAGTGAAACTGCTACGGGTTTTGGAAGAAAAAGAAGTTCAGCCTATAGGCGCAGAGCAGGGAAAAAAAGTAGATGTTAGAATTATTGCAGCAACCAATAAAGACCTCGAAAAAGAAGTAGCAAAAGGATGTTTTCGTGAAGATCTGTACTTTCGCTTAAACGTAGTGACGATAAAAATTCCTTCCTTAAACGAACGCAAGGAAGATATACCGCTGCTAATTGATCACTTTATTAAAGAATCAAGCGATAAAAAAATTGAAGGAATAACAGCTGAAGCACTGAATATCCTTGAATCTCACCACTATAAAGGGAATGTAAGAGAACTGATGAATATTATTGAACGAGCCATTGCCTTAACGGATCATCACTATATACAGGCAAAAGATTTGCCGGAAGAACTGCTTCGGAAGCATAAAAAAGAGTGGAGTTACACAAAAGATTCCCGCATAATACCCATTAAGATAGGCACTAAGCTAAAAGATATAGAAGAAATGGTGATTCTGGAAACGCTTAGCGTGATGAATAATAATAAGGCTAAGACTTCTAAGGTGCTGGGGATTAGTGAGCGAAATTTAAGGTATAAGATTAAGGAATATCAAGAGAAAAAACAACTGTTCACATAA
- a CDS encoding transporter substrate-binding domain-containing protein, whose amino-acid sequence MKRIIQGIMIMAIMVNLFLIDISARPLYKDEVYSPEQIIIIGGDNYFPPFEFVDENGLYRGFNVDLIKAIALEMGLEVDVKPMPWYQVIMELETGGIHAIQGMKYSEERQRHYLFSKAYLESSQSIFVAADNMYIVDLMDLKNKKVAVQRNDISIDLLKEVAGVELVKTENQQDALRKLYEGDVDAYLGNRLTGKYSVQREGYQEDIKIVGEEINPEKYALATVSQHAEFLDVFNEGLLRIKEKGTYDTIYTKWFGHPISSSVEYSSKFLTITGLIFFVSLLITFIFYKWNDLLKKEVERRTIELKKESNEKEQILNSVFSGLLTVDINGIIMYANKKCEAYLKKSAHELIGKNVLETPINRLINENDYYSVINDHIPQIGKEIQVPGKKEIFIYEYNINPLKIDEHTIYGATITFKNITEIKQMQDQLKVKDKLESLGRLTANIAHEIRNPLTAIKAYVELIPEKYHKEDFRRMIVEDVPKEVKRANDIISNLLTYAKPSQPQKDLCHISEILKEVVQFYSGEAERKDIHVNLQIEDGIYAIVDEPQFRQIIINLFLNAVQVLENTEKPCIMVRLDKSNDKWIVRITDNGPGIPFNDQSEIFDPFYTTKKQGSGLGLAVCYQFVKENNGDISVQSSNKEGTTFMITFQLTKMEEKQ is encoded by the coding sequence ATGAAACGAATAATACAAGGGATAATGATAATGGCCATTATGGTCAATTTGTTTTTAATAGACATAAGTGCACGTCCACTTTATAAGGATGAGGTTTATTCTCCGGAACAAATTATTATTATAGGTGGAGATAATTACTTTCCGCCCTTTGAATTTGTAGATGAAAACGGATTGTACAGAGGTTTTAATGTAGATTTAATCAAAGCCATTGCCTTAGAAATGGGATTGGAAGTTGATGTTAAACCGATGCCTTGGTATCAAGTGATTATGGAACTTGAAACAGGTGGTATCCATGCGATTCAAGGGATGAAATATTCTGAAGAAAGGCAACGTCACTACCTTTTTTCAAAAGCTTATTTAGAATCATCGCAATCTATTTTTGTTGCCGCTGATAATATGTATATAGTAGATCTGATGGATCTGAAAAATAAAAAAGTCGCTGTTCAAAGAAATGATATTTCCATCGATCTATTAAAAGAGGTGGCAGGTGTTGAACTGGTTAAGACGGAAAACCAACAAGATGCATTGCGAAAACTTTATGAGGGAGATGTTGATGCCTATCTGGGGAACCGATTAACGGGAAAGTACAGTGTTCAGCGAGAAGGGTACCAAGAAGATATTAAAATCGTCGGGGAAGAAATCAATCCAGAAAAATATGCATTGGCAACGGTTAGTCAACATGCTGAATTTCTTGACGTTTTTAATGAAGGACTTTTAAGGATAAAAGAGAAAGGGACCTATGATACGATTTATACAAAATGGTTTGGACATCCTATCAGTTCCTCTGTGGAGTATTCGTCGAAATTCTTAACCATAACAGGCCTTATTTTTTTCGTATCTTTATTGATAACATTTATTTTTTATAAATGGAATGACTTGCTGAAAAAAGAAGTGGAGAGACGGACGATAGAACTCAAGAAAGAATCAAATGAGAAAGAACAAATTCTTAATAGTGTGTTTAGTGGGTTGTTGACAGTTGATATTAACGGGATCATTATGTATGCAAACAAAAAATGTGAAGCCTACTTAAAAAAATCAGCTCATGAGCTGATCGGGAAAAATGTGCTGGAAACTCCCATAAACAGACTTATTAATGAAAACGATTATTACAGCGTTATTAATGACCATATACCGCAAATTGGCAAAGAAATCCAAGTACCAGGCAAAAAGGAGATCTTCATATATGAATACAATATAAATCCGTTAAAAATAGACGAGCATACCATTTATGGAGCAACCATTACATTCAAGAACATTACGGAAATAAAACAAATGCAGGATCAGTTGAAAGTGAAAGATAAACTGGAATCTCTTGGACGTTTGACGGCTAATATCGCTCATGAGATCAGAAACCCCTTAACAGCAATTAAAGCTTATGTAGAACTGATTCCTGAAAAATATCACAAAGAAGATTTTAGAAGAATGATTGTGGAGGATGTTCCTAAAGAAGTAAAAAGAGCAAATGACATTATTAGTAATTTGCTGACTTACGCAAAACCATCACAACCTCAAAAGGATCTTTGTCACATAAGTGAAATATTAAAAGAAGTAGTACAGTTTTATTCAGGGGAAGCAGAGCGAAAAGACATTCATGTTAACCTGCAAATAGAAGATGGAATCTATGCAATAGTAGACGAACCGCAGTTTCGGCAAATTATTATAAACCTTTTTTTGAATGCTGTTCAGGTCTTGGAAAATACAGAAAAACCTTGCATTATGGTGAGACTTGACAAAAGTAATGACAAATGGATAGTGAGGATAACGGACAATGGTCCGGGAATTCCTTTTAACGATCAAAGTGAAATTTTTGACCCCTTTTATACGACTAAAAAACAAGGCAGTGGTCTTGGGTTGGCAGTATGCTATCAGTTTGTTAAAGAAAACAATGGCGACATTTCCGTTCAAAGTTCAAATAAAGAAGGGACAACCTTTATGATCACATTCCAATTAACTAAAATGGAAGAAAAACAGTAA
- a CDS encoding TRAP transporter permease, producing MLNLFRKKKVEDIQEVAGGAVQRKFAGRVALIITILAVITSFTHVWMNSFSLMIAIKRNALHLGMMLGLAFLMYPATKKSSKINPSVLDWILSFLGLSVGLYIYFFYDSLVDRSLIANNTDYFFAVLAILLILEASRRSVGILLPIISACFLFYAKFGYVFSGMLGHQGFSWQRILTRMYMTSEGIFGTTLMVSSSYVFMFILFGSFLAKTNTAKFFNDFALALAGRLRGGPAHVSVMASGLMGTISGSAQANVATTGSFTIPLMKEVGYSPRFAGAVEAAASTGGILMPPIMGAASFIMASFLGIPYIEVMKAGLIPALFYYIAIFRIIDLRAQKMGLQGLDEKKLPNLKEVMKYQGHLIIPIIIIIILLLRGLTPLYSAFFGMIAVIFVSSLRKSSRLNLTRFIEAMEDGAKTAVSVGIACAVVGFVVGVVAMTGLGQVIAYNIMAFSGGHLWLALILVMIASIFLGMGLPATACYIITASIAAPALVRMGVEPLAAHYFAFYYGTLSAIIPPVALTSYTAGGIAGANPIDVAFTGFKLAFAGIMIPFMFVYSPILLLQNVVVWRLFIVVFTGLVGIYCLGAAAENYLFSTLRLYERIFAGAAAVLLIQPKILTDSIGIGLTVAFIASNYYHTKSIRKKHEQVVTS from the coding sequence ATGCTGAACCTATTTCGCAAGAAAAAAGTTGAAGACATTCAGGAAGTTGCTGGAGGAGCTGTACAACGAAAATTTGCCGGAAGAGTGGCGCTGATCATTACGATTCTGGCGGTGATAACCTCTTTTACGCATGTTTGGATGAATAGCTTTAGTTTGATGATTGCAATCAAACGAAATGCACTGCATTTAGGGATGATGCTGGGTCTTGCGTTTTTAATGTATCCGGCGACAAAAAAATCATCTAAAATAAACCCAAGTGTTCTGGACTGGATTTTAAGTTTTCTTGGACTATCGGTAGGACTTTATATTTACTTTTTCTATGATAGCCTTGTCGATCGATCATTAATCGCCAATAATACGGATTACTTTTTTGCGGTACTAGCAATTCTTCTTATTCTTGAAGCTTCAAGAAGATCTGTAGGGATTTTACTGCCGATTATTTCCGCCTGTTTTCTATTTTATGCAAAGTTTGGATATGTTTTTTCGGGGATGCTTGGACATCAAGGGTTTTCCTGGCAAAGAATCCTTACTCGAATGTATATGACTAGTGAAGGCATTTTTGGAACAACATTAATGGTGTCTTCATCTTACGTGTTTATGTTTATTCTCTTTGGATCTTTTTTAGCAAAAACAAATACAGCAAAATTTTTCAACGATTTTGCATTGGCATTGGCAGGTCGTTTAAGAGGTGGCCCGGCACATGTTTCAGTAATGGCTAGCGGACTAATGGGAACTATTAGTGGTAGCGCTCAAGCTAATGTTGCGACAACGGGAAGCTTTACGATACCATTGATGAAAGAAGTCGGCTATTCGCCTCGTTTTGCAGGTGCAGTCGAAGCTGCTGCATCCACTGGCGGAATTCTGATGCCACCGATTATGGGTGCTGCTTCTTTTATTATGGCATCTTTTCTTGGAATACCATATATTGAAGTAATGAAAGCAGGACTTATCCCGGCCCTTTTTTACTATATTGCTATTTTTAGAATCATTGATTTAAGGGCTCAAAAAATGGGACTTCAAGGATTGGATGAAAAAAAGCTACCGAATCTTAAAGAAGTGATGAAATATCAGGGACACTTGATCATTCCCATTATTATCATTATTATTTTACTATTACGAGGGTTAACACCGCTGTATTCAGCCTTTTTTGGAATGATTGCGGTTATTTTTGTCAGTAGCTTGCGAAAATCTTCAAGATTAAACCTTACACGATTTATCGAAGCTATGGAAGACGGTGCAAAAACAGCCGTATCTGTAGGGATCGCCTGTGCGGTAGTTGGATTTGTAGTCGGAGTAGTGGCGATGACTGGGCTAGGGCAGGTCATCGCATATAATATCATGGCCTTCTCAGGAGGGCATTTATGGCTTGCGCTCATCTTGGTGATGATAGCCTCCATTTTTTTAGGAATGGGTCTGCCAGCAACAGCTTGTTATATTATTACGGCTAGTATTGCCGCTCCGGCTTTGGTTAGAATGGGTGTTGAGCCGCTGGCAGCTCACTACTTTGCTTTTTATTATGGAACACTGTCGGCGATCATACCGCCTGTAGCCCTAACGTCCTATACGGCTGGTGGCATTGCAGGGGCTAATCCGATAGATGTTGCTTTTACAGGGTTCAAACTCGCTTTTGCTGGTATTATGATACCGTTTATGTTTGTCTACTCACCGATTTTACTGTTGCAAAACGTTGTGGTGTGGAGACTGTTTATTGTCGTGTTTACAGGATTGGTTGGGATTTATTGCCTTGGTGCCGCCGCCGAAAACTATTTATTTTCAACACTAAGGCTATATGAAAGAATTTTTGCGGGAGCTGCGGCGGTGCTGTTGATACAGCCTAAAATACTGACAGATAGTATAGGAATTGGGTTAACAGTAGCTTTTATTGCCAGTAACTATTACCATACAAAAAGTATTCGAAAAAAGCATGAGCAAGTGGTGACATCTTAA